A stretch of the Musa acuminata AAA Group cultivar baxijiao chromosome BXJ2-7, Cavendish_Baxijiao_AAA, whole genome shotgun sequence genome encodes the following:
- the LOC103992154 gene encoding receptor-like protein 19 — MSSSCNHHLLLLLLLLCLIRSFSTELIAAALCLPEESSALLQLKNGFSNYSSKLASWQPGSDCCLWDGVTCDPATGRVTALDLSGRSLSGGLDRSLFNLTSLTSLNLAYNLFRGIRLLDFPFSKLANLAVLNLSNAGFGGQIPAGIGRLEKLVSLDLSTLYLEELPNTTLKLQDPDLGTIIRNLSNLKELLLDGVNISADGYDWCRAVSASTPGLQFLSLMGCSLTGPLHSSLAGLRSLSRLRLDQNNLNSSLPEFFGNFSSLIVLRMSSCRLQGSIPQGIFRLTNLTVLDVSDNPMLSGRLSHFPEDSALESLVLSDTNLSGPLPPSIGNLKALSRLLLSQCSFSGSIPRSIANLTQLAHLDLSFNGFSGEIPPVRQWSKISEIILTSNNLTGPIPSSLGNEGLRNLTKIDMRNNSLSGSIPGSLFALPSLQLLQLSQNQFSAQLEEFSIASPSLNTVDLSNNKLQGSIPTSLIKLSGLKVLSLASNNFSGTLEIDRFQNLRNLSNLDLSNNMFSVRDGSNSSRYGSFPKISTLKLVSCNLEKIPAFLQSQDQISSLDLSNNRIPGAIPRWIWSIGNGKFNYLNLSFNLFTSVERPPPDLSNSSMMILDLHHNMLQGPIPLLPLNAIVLDYSQNNFTSSIPASFSTYLNYTILLSLSNNSLTGEIPFSICSASYLQVLDLSDNNLSGSIPSCLMESSIELGVLNLRGNQFHGSIPENISELCALRTINLNQNQLEGKLPRSLANCYLLEVLDLGNNQFVDTFPYWLGNLSALRVLVLKSNRFYGAPVHLPGTKESNCTFLKLQIFDLSSNQFTGNLPENCFKNLKAMMFRSDDGLQTVEYKFLQFSKSSYYQNTVTIMSKGQSMTLLKVLTIFRAIDLSNNMFNGSIPEVIGELNLLCVLNISHNSLIGEIPPQLGNMLQLESLDLSLNNLSGKIPRALASLTFLSFLNLSYNNLVGQIPQGPQFQTFSDTSFEGNEGLCGTPFLKQCGEETHSDSKLSSSESSTDLNWQCIIIGLGFGGGMALFVVPLMMWDKGKRWYNKHIDKMLWAIVPRLPCETCTNVKVGAEDVNYDTVEIEDEGRRFCLFCTQLELRSGQAIIHHVECSCHYRLADES; from the coding sequence ATGAGTTCATCTTGCAaccatcacctcctcctcctactccttCTACTCTGCCTGATAAGGTCCTTCTCTACTGAGCTAATCGCCGCCGCTCTATGCCTACCGGAGGAGAGCTCCGCCCTCCTCCAGCTCAAGAATGGCTTCTCCAACTACTCCTCAAAGCTCGCGTCTTGGCAGCCGGGCTCCGACTGCTGCCTCTGGGACGGCGTTACCTGCGACCCGGCCACCGGTCGCGTTACCGCCCTCGACCTTAGCGGCCGGTCCCTCTCGGGCGGGCTCGACCGTAGCCTCTTCAATCTCACCTCACTCACCTCCCTCAATCTCGCCTACAACCTGTTCCGAGGAATTCGCCTCTTGGATTTTCCGTTCTCGAAGCTCGCCAATCTCGCCGTCCTCAACCTCTCCAACGCTGGGTTTGGTGGTCAAATCCCCGCCGGTATTGGGCGCCTCGAGAAGCTGGTGTCGCTTGATCTCTCCACCTTATACTTGGAGGAGCTCCCTAACACCACTCTAAAGCTGCAGGACCCCGACCTTGGAACCATCATTCGCAACCTCAGCAATCTGAAAGAACTCCTCTTGGATGGCGTTAACATCTCCGCCGATGGGTACGACTGGTGCCGGGCGGTGTCGGCTTCCACCCCGGGCCTTCAATTTCTAAGCTTGATGGGCTGTTCTCTCACCGGGCCGCTTCATTCTTCCCTCGCTGGCCTCCGGTCGCTGTCGAGACTCCGCCTGGATCAGAATAATTTGAACTCCAGTTTGCCCGAATTCTTCGgtaatttttcttctttgatcGTGCTTCGCATGTCTTCCTGTCGGCTTCAGGGATCCATTCCCCAAGGCATATTTCGGCTTACGAATCTGACAGTGCTTGATGTTTCTGATAATCCGATGCTTTCCGGACGTTTGTCCCATTTCCCCGAAGACTCTGCTCTGGAAAGCTTGGTTCTTTCCGATACGAACTTATCCGGGCCTTTACCTCCGTCGATCGGTAACCTCAAGGCTTTGTCAAGATTGCTGCTTTCTCAATGCAGCTTTTCCGGATCGATACCGCGTTCGATCGCAAATCTCACTCAGTTGGCTCACTTGGACCTTTCTTTCAATGGTTTCAGTGGTGAGATCCCTCCAGTGCGGCAATGGTCGAAGATTTCAGAGATAATTCTTACATCTAATAATCTGACAGGACCAATTCCTTCTTCCTTGGGCAACGAGGGGCTTCGCAATCTTACCAAGATCGATATGAGGAATAATTCTCTCTCTGGATCAATCCCTGGTTCGCTGTTTGCTCTGCCTTCTTTGCAGCTTCTGCAGCTCAGCCAGAATCAGTTCTCGGCTCAGTTGGAAGAGTTCTCGATCGCTTCTCCCTCCCTGAATACCGTTGATCTGAGTAATAATAAGCTGCAAGGGTCAATTCCGACCTCACTTATCAAGCTCTCGGGACTGAAAGTTCTTTCGCTTGCATCAAACAACTTCAGTGGCACGCTGGAAATAGATCGATTCCAGAACTTGAGAAATCTTTCTAATCTGGATCTCTCAAATAATATGTTTTCAGTAAGAGATGGGTCTAATAGTTCACGGTATGGTTCTTTCCCCAAGATCAGTACGCTGAAGTTGGTATCCTGCAACTTAGAAAAGATCCCTGCATTCTTGCAAAGCCAAGATCAGATCAGTTCACTGGACCTCTCCAACAACAGGATTCCTGGTGCCATTCCCAGGTGGATATGGAGCATTGGCAATGGAAAATTTAATTACTTGAATCTCTCTTTTAACTTGTTTACCTCTGTAGAAAGACCACCGCCAGATCTCAGCAATAGTTCTATGATGATTCTGGATCTCCATCACAACATGCTTCAAGGGCCCATCCCACTCCTTCCATTGAACGCCATCGTCTTGGACTACTCGCAAAACAACTTCACGTCTTCCATCCCTGCAAGTTTCAGCACCTACCTTAACTACACCATTCTCTTGTCACTCTCTAATAACAGTCTTACGGGCGAAATTCCATTTTCAATTTGTAGTGCAAGCTATCTCCAAGTCCTTGATCTTTCAGACAACAACTTGAGTGGTTCAATCCCATCGTGTCTTATGGAGAGCAGCATTGAATTGGGTGTACTAAATCTGAGGGGAAACCAGTTCCATGGAAGCATCCCTGAGAATATTAGTGAACTATGTGCACTCCGGACAATAAACCTCAACCAGAATCAGCTGGAAGGGAAGCTGCCTAGATCTTTGGCAAATTGTTATTTGTTAGAAGTCTTAGACCTTGGAAACAATCAATTTGTGGACACCTTCCCATACTGGCTGGGGAATCTTTCTGCACTGCGGGTTCTTGTTTTGAAGTCCAACAGATTCTATGGAGCCCCTGTACATCTTCCTGGAACCAAAGAAAGCAATTGCACCTTCTTGAAGCTGCAAATCTTTGATTTGTCATCCAACCAGTTCACCGGAAATCTGCCAGAAAATTGCTTTAAGAATTTGAAAGCCATGATGTTTAGATCTGATGATGGCCTCCAAACAGTGGAATACAAATTCTTGCAATTTAGTAAGTCATCATATTATCAAAACACTGTTACAATCATGAGCAAAGGGCAGTCCATGACACTATTAAAGGTCTTGACCATCTTCAGAGCCATTGACCTTTCAAATAATATGTTCAATGGCAGCATTCCGGAGGTGATTGGTGAGTTAAATTTATTGTGTGTGCTAAACATTTCACACAATTCCCTGATAGGTGAAATCCCTCCACAGCTTGGAAACATGTTGCAGCTTGAGTCATTGGACTTGTCTTTGAACAACCTCTCGGGGAAGATCCCTCGAGCGTTAGCATCACTGACTTTTCTCTCCTTTTTAAACCTCTCGTACAATAATTTAGTTGGACAGATTCCACAAGGCCCTCAATTTCAGACATTTTCAGACACCTCATTCGAAGGAAACGAAGGATTGTGTGGAACCCCATTCTTGAAGCAATGCGGAGAAGAAACTCACTCAGACTCCAAGTTATCATCCTCAGAGTCATCGACTGATCTAAATTGGCAATGCATAATCATAGGATTGGGGTTTGGAGGGGGTATGGCACTGTTTGTTGTGCCACTAATGATGTGGGATAAGGGCAAGAGATGGTACAATAAACACATCGACAAAATGCTTTGGGCCATCGTTCCAAGGTTGCCTTGTGAGACTTGTACAAATGTCAAGGTGGGAGCTGAGGATGTTAATTACGACACGGTCGAGATCGAAGATGAAGGTCGAAGATTTTGCCTATTCTGTACTCAACTAGAGTTGCGTTCAGGACAGGCCATAATTCATCATGTGGAGTGCTCTTGTCATTACAGATTGGCAGATGAGTCCTGA
- the LOC103992153 gene encoding late embryogenesis abundant protein EMB564-like → MSSEQERRELDEKARRGETVVPGGTGGKSLDAQERLAEGRSRGGQTRREQMGTEGYHEMGRKGGLGTTEESGGERAQREGIEIDESKFRKRDD, encoded by the exons ATGTCGTCGGAGCAAGAAAGGCGCGAGCTTGACGAGAAGGCGAGGCGCGGGGAGACCGTCGTACCAGGCGGAACCGGCGGGAAGAGCCTGGATGCACAGGAACGCCTCGCTGAAG GACGGAGCCGTGGAGGGCAGACGAGGAGGGAGCAAATGGGGACGGAAGGGTATCATGAGATGGGGCGCAAAGGCGGGCTGGGTACCACGGAGGAGTCGGGAGGGGAGCGTGCGCAGAGGGAAGGCATCGAAATCGACGAGTCCAAGTTCAGGAAGCGCGATGACTAA
- the LOC135617533 gene encoding protein IQ-DOMAIN 2-like: MGKKAKWFGAVKKVFSPESKEKKKERLKKKLGTRTFKAADPCPADSLECAVPREVLPPPQTHPEEDEVVEGETEQSNPAPPVALATPAATEPVATVEAATEIIQLAATTKFPGKTREEIAAIEIQTAFRAYMARRELRAMKGLVRLKSLMHGNSVKRQATTTLRSMQTLARVQSQILSRRMRLMEENQVLQRQMLLKHERDLENLKMGEEWDDSLQSREQIEASLLGKQEAAVRRERALAYAFSHQWKSTSKSTNPMFLDPNNLQWGWSWVERWTAAKPWETRGTTDKDLSNGRASAKSATENDACAEANPDKLSSAARKPSTVPPPTRTPRLTGKTKSASPKLGSASSITSMQSDRSRRRSLETAATAPARDDESLAGSLAVRSYMAPTESARAKSRFQSLSNDDAEAPDKASMATAKKRLSLPTGDRHNAAPPAAMRRKSGPPKVDVASAKDGAGPDLTTIESTGETM, translated from the exons ATGGGGAAGAAGGCAAAGTGGTTTGGGGCCGTGAAGAAGGTCTTCAGCCCTGAatcaaaggagaagaagaaagag AGGTtgaagaagaaattgggaacgagGACATTCAAAGCTGCAGATCCATGCCCCGCTGACTCGCTAGAATGTGCTGTTCCTCGCGAGGTACTTCCTCCACCTCAGACTCATCCGGAGGAGGACGAAGTAGTGGAGGGTGAGACTGAGCAGAGCAATCCTGCTCCCCCTGTAGCACTCGCCACCCCTGCTGCAACAGAGCCTGTTGCTACTGTTGAGGCTGCAACAGAGATCATTCAACTTGCAGCCACTACAAAGTTCCCCGGCAAGACGAGGGAAGAAATTGCTGCAATCGAGATCCAGACTGCCTTCCGAGCCTACATG GCAAGAAGAGAACTTCGGGCCATGAAAGGATTGGTCAGGTTGAAGTCACTAATGCATGGCAACTCTGTTAAGCGCCAAGCCACGACCACATTACGCTCCATGCAGACACTGGCAAGAGTTCAATCGCAGATCCTTTCAAGGAGAATGAGGTTAATGGAAGAGAACCAGGTTCTGCAGCGGCAAATGCTGCTTAAACATGAAAGAGACCttgagaatttgaag ATGGGAGAAGAATGGGATGATAGTTTACAATCGAGGGAACAAATTGAAGCAAGTCTGTTGGGCAAGCAGGAGGCTGCAGTAAGACGAGAAAGAGCACTGGCTTATGCATTCTCTCATCAG TGGAAAAGCACCTCAAAATCGACGAATCCAATGTTTCTGGACCCCAACAACCTACAATGGGGTTGGAGCTGGGTGGAGCGGTGGACGGCAGCAAAGCCATGGGAGACGAGGGGCACAACAGATAAAGATCTCAGCAACGGCCGTGCCTCTGCCAAGAGTGCCACTGAGAACGATGCTTGTGCAGAAGCTAATCCAGATAAGCTCTCTTCAGCTGCCCGTAAACCCTCGACGGTACCACCTCCCACGAGAACCCCTCGGTTAACAGGGAAGACGAAATCTGCAAGCCCGAAACTTGGGTCGGCTTCATCGATCACCAGCATGCAGTCAGATAGATCCAGGAGGCGCAGCTTGGAGACAGCAGCGACAGCACCGGCGAGGGACGACGAGAGCTTAGCAGGTTCGCTGGCTGTTCGTAGCTACATGGCTCCCACGGAGTCAGCAAGAGCCAAATCCCGCTTCCAGAGTTTGTCAAACGACGATGCCGAGGCTCCAGATAAAGCTTCCATGGCTACCGCGAAGAAGAGGTTGTCTTTGCCTACCGGAGATAGGCATAACGCAGCGCCTCCAGCAGCGATGAGACGGAAGTCGGGTCCTCCGAAGGTGGATGTGGCATCTGCGAAGGATGGAGCAGGCCCAGATTTGACCACGATAGAATCGACGGGGGAGACAATGTAG